Part of the Thermomicrobiales bacterium genome, TTCGCGCCGCGCCTGTCGTTCTTCTTCAACGCACACAACGGCTTCCTCGAAGAGGTCGCCAAGTACCGCGCCGCACGCCGGATGTGGGCCAACATCATGCGCGACCGCTTCGGGGCGCAGAGCCCGAAGTCGCTGACGCTGCGCTTCCACACCCAGACCGGTGGATCGACGCTGACCGCCCAGCAGCCACTAAACAACGTCGTCCGCGTCACGATTCAGGCGCTCTCGGCGGTGCTGGGCGGCACGCAGTCGCTGCACACGAACGGCTACGACGAAGCGCTCTCGCTGCCGACGGCCGAGGCGGCGACGCTGGCACTGCGCACGCAGCAGATCATTGCCCACGAGGCGGGCGTCGTTGAGACCGCCGATCCGCTGGCCGGGTCGTACGCCGTCGAGGCGCTGACCGACGCGATCGAGCGTGACGCCTACGCGCTGATGGATGAGGTCGCGGAGATGGGCGGAGCGATCGCGGCGATCGAGAGCGGCTTCATGCAGGATCAGATCGCCGACACCGCCTACCGCTGGGAGCAGGCGATCGACAGCGGCGAGCGCATCATCGTGGGAGTGAACTACCAGCGCGAAGAGGACGAGAGCGGCGTGCCGATCCACCACATCGATCAGGATCTGGTGCGGCAGCAGATCGAGCGCACCTGGCTGTACAAGGAAGACCACGCCTCGGTCGAGCTGGACATTGCCTTGCGCCGCGTCGGCGCAGCCGCCCGCTCAACGACGAACCTGCTCACCGTCATGCGCGAAGCGTTGCTGGCCGGCGCGACGCTGGGTCAGATCTGCGACGTGCTGCGGCGAGAGTGGGGTGAGTATCGGCCGGGGTGACCTCACCCTCCCCTGCCCTCCCTCTCCCGTGGGGAGAGGGAGGGTGTCCCTGTGCTAGCGAATTAACTGCCGTGACGGCGACAAGCCGCCGAGCATTTGCCCAACCACCTTCGCCCATGACACCCCCTCTCCCCACGGGAGAGGGGGCTGGGGGGTGAGGTCTCTTACGGCACGTCAATCGTGATCGGCGCGGGGCCGGGGAAGACGCGGCCGTAGGAGTCGGCGTGCAGCGTCAGGGTGGTGGCGCTGGAGTCGATCGGCATCTCGAAGCGCGAGACGCTCTCGCCAGCTTCGAGACCACCCTTGCCATCTTCAGCCATGCCCATGGAGCCACCGGTCGGTACGAAGGAGTTACCCAGATCATCGGTCAACGTCTGGCCTTCCGGCGTCGGTCCGCCGAGCGTGATCGTGCGATCACCTGGCTGGCCGGTGTTCCGAATGATGACGGCGACCTCACCCGGCTTCGTGCTGTCATAGCCGGTTTCGGGTTCTGAACGGGCGAGGCTGTCCACGACGAGCGTCTCGCCGTCGACGACGAACGTCTGGCCAACAGCGAAGGTCGCATCAGCCGTGACATCCCAGAAGCCATCGGGGATCGGGAAGGTGACGTCGACGGGTTGTTCGACTGGCGTCACGAACGATGTGAATGCGAGCTGGAACGTGTCAACGCCCTCGGGGAGCGCCGGGAAGTACGCGACCCAGGAGTCCTCACGTAACTGAATACCGCCGCGGCCAACGCCATTGAACACCTGGCCGTCCGGAAGAACGAGCTGAACGACTGACGAGGCTGGCATCGCCTCACCAGCTGGCATCGCCGGCACACTGTAGGCGACACTCACTGCGCGGCTCGACAGGTGGACACTGGCAATCGTGATCGCGACCGGCCCGGACTCGACCGTCTTGCCGACCGGAATGGGCACATTGATCGGGTCCTGAATGACATCCTCGGCTGGGATCGTGAACGTCCACGGACCATCGATCCAGCGTGCGCCATCGGCGTCTGAAAGGCCGACCTTGCTGATCTCGACGACGATGTCCGTCGTCTCGGGCATTGGCGGGCCAACTGCCAGCGTCATTTGCACCGCGCCATCGCGCGACTGATCCAGCTTTGATGTACCGAAGAAGGTCGGGTCACCGCTGACCCCGCTCACGGTCAGTGACTCGAAGGTGATCGGCATCAGGTTCGTGGCCGGATCGAAGTCGGGCCAGCTCACCTGGAAATCGAGCAACGTGTCATCTGAGGCGAACTCCGCGCCGGTGAGATGCAGCGTCGTTCCGGCGACTGTCTGTGTCTGATCAAGCGTGATGCGGAAGTCATCCGGTGCGCTCGGCTCAATAGATTGTGGCGACTGACGCAACAGGCTGGCAGCAGCGGTTGCTCCGAGAATCAGGACAAGAACCAGCGCGATAACAACAAAAGGTCGCATGATGACGCGGGGGTGGTAAGCCACTCCCAGTGTCTGCGTACATATTCTCGCTCCCGTCATTGCGAGCGGACATTCGATGCTGTACTTGCATCATACGCCCCCCGCGTGCCCGTCAAGGACAATATTTCTTGGCAACTTCGCGAATTGTTGCTCCGCACATTGCTTCAGGGTCTTCGGAGAACCATCACCCTGCGTGCACCGCGGCAGCCTTGTGGTACAAGCAAACATGCGCGTGAATACGGTGATTCTGGGAGTGGGCTTCAGCTAAGGGGAGTGTGTCGATGACGGTTTCGCTGTGGCAGGACTCGGCGGCCTGGCCGGGGGAGATCGAGCATGAGCAGGTCGTTGCCGATGTCGCGGTGATCGGCGGTGGGATCGTCGGGGCGACGTTGGCGACGCTGCTGGTGCAGGCGGGCAAGCAGGTGGTTGTGCTGGAGTCCGGTGCGGTGGCTGGCGGGGCGTCGGGGCGCAACGCTGGGCACTGCATCGCCGGACTGCGCAATAACTATCACACGGCAGTGGAGCGGCACGGGCGCGAGGGCGCGAAGGCGCTGCGCGAGCTGCTGCTCGAAAACCGGACGATGGTGCGCGGCTTCTGCGATGCGTTGAAGGTGCCGTATGAGGCGAACGGCTCGCAGTACCTCGGCATCGACGAAGCCGAGCGCGACAGCATGCGTGCCTCGGCGCGGGCGATGGAGGCGGACGGGCTGGAGGTGCACTTCTCCGAGGAAGATCCCTACGGGCGCGGGTTCTTCGGGCGGCTCTACCAGCCGGGCGACATGGCACTGCAGCCGTGGCTGCTCGTCACGCGGCTGATGGCGGCCTCCGGCGCGCGGGTGATCGACAACTGCGAGGTGCGAGCGATTGAGCAGCGCGGCGATACCGTGATCCTGCGCGG contains:
- a CDS encoding methylmalonyl-CoA mutase family protein, producing FAPRLSFFFNAHNGFLEEVAKYRAARRMWANIMRDRFGAQSPKSLTLRFHTQTGGSTLTAQQPLNNVVRVTIQALSAVLGGTQSLHTNGYDEALSLPTAEAATLALRTQQIIAHEAGVVETADPLAGSYAVEALTDAIERDAYALMDEVAEMGGAIAAIESGFMQDQIADTAYRWEQAIDSGERIIVGVNYQREEDESGVPIHHIDQDLVRQQIERTWLYKEDHASVELDIALRRVGAAARSTTNLLTVMREALLAGATLGQICDVLRREWGEYRPG
- a CDS encoding FAD-binding oxidoreductase, with the translated sequence MTVSLWQDSAAWPGEIEHEQVVADVAVIGGGIVGATLATLLVQAGKQVVVLESGAVAGGASGRNAGHCIAGLRNNYHTAVERHGREGAKALRELLLENRTMVRGFCDALKVPYEANGSQYLGIDEAERDSMRASARAMEADGLEVHFSEEDPYGRGFFGRLYQPGDMALQPWLLVTRLMAASGARVIDNCEVRAIEQRGDTVILRGKRATVECGTAIMATNAWSRILHHYFADKIYPTRAQMFATEPTADGTRLIDMPTGTEDGFEYFRQLPDGRFLIGGYRDRFAHEEVGYGDETTPQLQSGMHGWVAERFPELADLKVTHRWAGTMGFTPDSTPLIGRLPDMRNVAFVAGFTGGGMSYGPLCARICVEHLLEGRPLGMFDAARFD